In Drosophila willistoni isolate 14030-0811.24 chromosome XR unlocalized genomic scaffold, UCI_dwil_1.1 Seg144, whole genome shotgun sequence, one DNA window encodes the following:
- the LOC6639395 gene encoding uncharacterized protein LOC6639395, translated as MGTPRRNYNFSHQTPGQYPSQSAEYMSHHAGGGIQNPGQQQQNFGFYEDKRAYGGGNYREAPSSTPHFYQNKTPHEQRQGQGGRFFGRGNRGRSYQHRGGGGGGGQHRDSGNAFSQYYHPSMLEDPWRDLMARHNAIHNIKAQSEQSDS; from the coding sequence atgGGGACACCGCGTCGCAACTATAACTTCTCGCACCAGACACCAGGTCAATATCCCTCACAGTCAGCGGAGTACATGTCTCACCATGCCGGGGGTGGTATACAAAATCCaggacagcagcaacaaaatttcGGATTCTACGAAGATAAGAGGGCATACGGCGGAGGCAATTACCGGGAAGCCCCTTCATCCACACCACATTTctatcaaaacaaaacacctcACGAACAGCGCCAGGGACAAGGTGGCAGATTCTTTGGTCGCGGCAATCGAGGACGTTCGTATCAGCATcgtggtggcggcggcggtggtggtcAGCACAGGGATTCTGGTAACGCCTTCTCTCAGTACTATCATCCCTCAATGCTTGAGGACCCTTGGCGGGATCTGATGGCACGCCACAATGCAATTCACAACATTAAAGCACAATCAGAGCAAAGTGATTCTTAA
- the LOC6639396 gene encoding RNA exonuclease 4, with protein sequence MAAKMSSKSTTQRQKQFDENRNKSGANNNNHNKNNNKPADSPRLQKSMERLQVQQPNVNRRAAGSNWLAATAPATITASGSENQREQKPNTSGGGAPDGPPAMSKSAHRRLKKKAERNRYLAMDCEMVGVGFNGNDDMLARVSIVNRNGDVLLDKHVKPRQEVTDYRTSVSGIRPQDIANGEDFAAVQDEVVKLLHGKILVGHALRNDLNVLNIKHPYEHIRDTSRYKPLSKVVSNGHTPSLKRLTLAVLGQEIQTGEHNSVEDARAAMGIFNRIADDWEKHLEKQQQQHQHHHHYHGHHK encoded by the coding sequence ATGGCTGCTAAAATGTCGTCCAAATCAACCACGCAACGCCAAAAACAGTTTGACGAGAATCGCAATAAGTCAGGTGCGAATAATAATaaccacaacaaaaacaacaacaaacccGCGGATTCCCCGCGCTTACAGAAGTCCATGGAACGGCTACAGGTGCAACAGCCAAATGTAAACAGACGTGCAGCTGGCTCCAATTGGCTGGCAGCCACTGCTCCAGCTACCATCACAGCATCTGGTAGTGAAAATCAGAGAGAACAGAAGCCAAACACATCAGGTGGAGGAGCTCCAGATGGACCTCCTGCTATGAGCAAATCTGCTCATAGGCGCTTAAAGAAGAAAGCAGAGCGCAATCGTTATCTGGCCATGGACTGTGAAATGGTTGGCGTCGGCTTCAATGGCAATGACGATATGCTGGCCCGTGTCTCTATAGTCAATCGTAATGGGGATGTGCTTTTGGATAAGCATGTGAAGCCGCGCCAAGAGGTCACTGACTATCGCACAAGTGTATCTGGCATCCGCCCTCAGGATATAGCTAATGGTGAGGATTTTGCTGCCGTTCAGGATGAGGTGGTGAAGCTATTGCATGGCAAAATACTTGTCGGCCATGCCCTGCGCAATGATCTCAATGTGCTGAATATCAAACATCCATATGAACACATTAGGGACACATCCCGTTATAAGCCGCTCTCTAAGGTCGTCTCGAATGGACATACACCTAGCCTCAAGCGTCTCACCTTGGCTGTGTTGGGACAGGAGATTCAAACGGGAGAACACAACTCAGTGGAGGATGCACGCGCTGCCATGGGTATCTTTAATCGCATTGCTGACGACTGGGAGAAGCATCTGgagaagcaacagcaacagcaccagcaccaTCACCATTACCATGGCCATCATAAATGA